ATTCAAAATGTGTTGGTTAATATGGAGGGGTTATTTTCGAGCGCTTCAAAAATAAATATATCTGCTGAAAAGGGTGAAGGCAGGATGGCAGAAATGATTAATACAATGGATAAATTTGAACGAGATTTCACTGATATGGCAAAAACTGTTGAAGAAGTTAAAAAACATTCTTTATCTATTGCAAATGTCATTGATGTCATTAATGCTATTGCTGAACAAACAAAATTACTGTCTCTTAATGCTGCTATAGAAGCTGCGCGAGCTGGTGAAGCTGGAAAAGGGTTTTCGGTTGTTGCACAAGAAGTACGCAAGCTTGCTGAGCAATCGTCAGATGCAACTACAGAAATTTCTAATTCAATTCAAATAATGGAAGATATTTCATTGGAAGCTTCAAATCAATTTCAGGAAATGTTATATGGAATATCCCACCATATAGAAGTTGCAGAAACATCAAAATACTCATTTGATGACCTTATGAATGAAATTAATGGGATGAACGGAGATTTACAATTAATTGAAAGTGAAGTTCAATCACTGCAAAAAATATTACCTGTTATTGAAAAATCTGTCGTTAGTTTCTCTTCCGTTTCACAGGAGACTTTGGCAAGTGCTGAAGAGATGCAATCTGTTTCAAAAGATCAAGTTCGTCAAATGGATAATAGTCATAAAATTGGGTTGAAATTATTGGAATTATCAGATTCGATATCAAAGTTAACAAAAGAGTTTCAGCTAAAAAAGTTAACCGTATAATTGTAGAAATAATATACTTTCATCAATGAGCAAGTAGTTCCCGCATCTCCATCGATCACTAGTTATATTTATTAATATTACAAAGGGAGGAAGTTTTTACATTCAAAAAGTTACATAACTAGAGAAGGTTAAATGATATTTTTCATAGAACGATAAAAAAGACATTGATTTTATTTCCCTCATCATGGGAAAATCAATGTCTTTTTTATAATATGTAATACTGTCAAGTTGTAAAATTAATGCTTCGTGATCTACTTTATCATGTGCGCTTTTTCGGAACACCATTGATTACTTTCATTAAGCAGTAGATAGCTAACAACCAATAGAAAAGAAAACCTGATGGGATCATAATTTGAAATGCAAGGCTTAAAGAAAATATACTCGTTGGTATCGTAATTGCATACACTGACATCCTCCACAGTTGACTGTAATTAAGGTACCTGTACATCCA
This sequence is a window from Bacillus solimangrovi. Protein-coding genes within it:
- a CDS encoding methyl-accepting chemotaxis protein, which produces MILRLNDTTDELEHTGQDLRHASNIAQEYNEQLTEAIRVVKQGAAITATRSDQNTFTFGEMKEQIQNVLVNMEGLFSSASKINISAEKGEGRMAEMINTMDKFERDFTDMAKTVEEVKKHSLSIANVIDVINAIAEQTKLLSLNAAIEAARAGEAGKGFSVVAQEVRKLAEQSSDATTEISNSIQIMEDISLEASNQFQEMLYGISHHIEVAETSKYSFDDLMNEINGMNGDLQLIESEVQSLQKILPVIEKSVVSFSSVSQETLASAEEMQSVSKDQVRQMDNSHKIGLKLLELSDSISKLTKEFQLKKLTV